The Halichoerus grypus chromosome 15, mHalGry1.hap1.1, whole genome shotgun sequence genome includes a window with the following:
- the NOP53 gene encoding ribosome biogenesis protein NOP53 has protein sequence MAVTGSRSLEGAGDLRAQATNRLSARRRSKASFAKMAPGGSDGGCTRCSKSEADSGFLGLRPTSVDPALRRRRRGPRNKKRGWRRLAEEPLGLEVDQFLEDVRLQERTSGGLVSEAPDEKLFFVDTGSKKKELNKKRTKSQKRSLLLKKPLRVDLILENTSKVPAPKDVLAHQVPNARKLKRKEQLWEKLAKQGELPREVRRAQARLLNPPATKAKPGPQDTVKRPFYDLWAKDNPLERPLAGQDTFFLEQTKKKGVKRPPHLHTKPSQVPAVEVTPAGASYNPSFEDHQTLLLAAHEVELQRQKDAEKLERQLALPPSEQPATQESAFQELCQGLLEESDGEGEPGEGPDKGPEAGGEQAAGGEASPAPIRLAAVEKKTEQQRRREKAAQKMRVQQAEVRAARLRHQELFRLRGIKAQVARRLAELARRREQRRARRLAEADRPRRLGRLKYQAPDIDVQLSSELSDSLRTLKPEGNILRDRFQSFQKRNMIEPRERAKFKRKYKVKLVEKRAFREIQ, from the exons ATGGCGGTAACCGGAAGTAGGTCACTGGAGGGGGCGGGAGATCTGCGCGCGCAGGCCACAAACCGGCTTTCGGCGCGCCGGCGATCCAAGGCTTCCTTTGCCAAGATGGCGCCGGGAGGCAGTGACGGCGGCTGCACGCGCTGCTCGAAAAGCGAGGCCGATTCCGGCTTCCTGGGACTGCGGCCCACTTCGGTGGACCCGGCGctgaggcggcggcggcgaggcCCAAGAAATAAGAAACGAGGCTGGCGGCGGCTCGCAGAGGAGCCGCTGGGGCTGGAAGTTGACCAGTTCCTGGAGGACGTGCGGCTGCAGGAGCGCACGAGCGG TGGCTTGGTATCAGAGGCCCCAGATGAGAAACTCTTCTTCGTGGATACCGGCTCCAAGAAAAAAG AGCTAAACAAGAAGAGGACCAAAAGCCAGAAAAGGTCACTTCTTCTCAAGAAACCCCTTCGTGTTGACCTCATCCTAGAGAACACATCCAAGGTCCCTGCCCCCAAAGA CGTCCTCGCCCACCAGGTCCCCAATGCCAGGAAACTCAAACGGAAGGAGCAGCTATGGGAGAAGCTGGCCAAGCAGGGCGAGCTGCCCCGGGAGGTGCGCAGGGCACAGGCCCGGCTCCTCAACCCTCCCGCGACCAAAGCCAAGCCTGGGCCCCAAGACACCGTTAAGCGGCCTTTTTATGATCTCTGGGCCAAAGACA ACCCTCTGGAGCGACCCCTGGCTGGCCAGGACACCTTTTTCCTGGAGCAGACCAAGAAGAAAGGGGTGAAG CGGCCACCGCATCTGCACACCAAGCCCTCCCAGGTCCCTGCCGTGGAGGTGACACCGGCCGGAGCCTCCTACAACCCATCCTTTGAGGACCACCAG ACCCTGCTGCTGGCAGCCCACGAGGTCGAGCTGCAGCGGCAGAAGGACGCGGAGAAGCTGGAGCGGCAGCTGGCCCTGCCCCCCTCGGAGCAGCCTGCCACCCAG GAGTCTGCCTTTCAGGAGCTGTGCCAGGGGCTGCTGGAGGAGTCGGACGGGGAGGGGGAGCCGGGCGAGGGCCCGGACAAGGGCCCCGAGGCTGGAGGGGAGCAGGCCGCAGGCGGGGAGGCGTCCCCTGCACCCATACGCCTGGCCGCCGTGGAGAAGAAGACagagcagcagcggcggcgggaGAAGGCCGCCCAGAAGATG CGGGTGCAGCAGGCCGAGGTGCGGGCCGCGCGGCTCCGGCACCAGGAGCTCTTCAGGCTACGCGGGATCAAGGCCCAGGTGGCGCGGCGGCTGGCGGAGCTGGCGCGGCGGCGGGAGCAGCGGCGGGCACGGCGGCTGGCGGAGGCGGACAGGCCCCGGAGGCTGGGGCGGCTCAA GTACCAGGCCCCCGACATCGACGTGCAGCTCAGCTCGGAGCTGTCTGACTCACTCAGGACCCTAAAG CCTGAAGGCAACATTCTCCGCGACCGTTTCCAGAGCTTCCAGAAGAGAAACATGATCGAGCCTCGGGAGAGAGCCAA GTTCAAGCGCAAGTACAAAGTGAAGCTGGTGGAGAAGCGGGCGTTCCGCGAGATCCAGTGA
- the EHD2 gene encoding EH domain-containing protein 2, giving the protein MFSWLKRGGARGQQPEAIRTVTSSLKELYRTKLLPLEEHYRFGAFHSPALEDADFDGKPMVLVAGQYSTGKTSFIQYLLEQEVPGSRVGPEPTTDCFVAVMHGDTEGTVPGNALVVDPDKPFRKLNPFGNTFLNRFMCAQLPNQVLESISIIDTPGILSGAKQRVSRGYDFPAVLRWFAERVDLIILLFDAHKLEISDEFSEAIGALRGHEDKIRVVLNKADMVETQQLMRVYGALMWALGKVVGTPEVLRVYIGSFWSQPLLVPDNRRLFELEEQDLFRDIQGLPRHAALRKLNDLVKRARLVRVHAYIISYLKKEMPSVFGKENKKKQLILKLPVVFAKIQLEHHISPGDFPDCQKMQELLMAHDFTKFHSLKPKLLEALDEMLTHDIAKLMPLLRQEELESTEVGVQGGAFEGTHMGPFVERGPDEALEDGEEGSDDEAEWVVTKDKSKYDEIFYNLAPADGKLSGTKAKTWMVGTKLPNSVLGRIWKLSDVDRDGMLDDEEFALASHLIEAKLEGHGLPTNLPRRLVPPSKRRHKGSAE; this is encoded by the exons ATGTTCAGCTGGCTGAAGCGGGGCGGCGCACGGGGCCAGCAGCCCGAGGCCATCCGCACGGTGACCTCGTCCCTCAAGGAGCTCTACCGCACCAAGCTGCTGCCTCTCGAGGAGCACTACCGATTCGGCGCCTTCCACTCGCCGGCCCTGGAGGATGCCGATTTCGACGGCAAGCCCATGGTCCTGGTGGCTGGTCAGTACAGCACGGGCAAGACCAGCTTCATCCAGTACCTGCTGGAGCAGGAGGTGCCAGGCTCCCGCGTGGGGCCCGAGCCCACCACCGACTGCTTCGTGGCTGTCATGCACGGGGACACCGAGGGCACTGTGCCGGGCAACGCCCTTGTGGTTGACCCCGACAAGCCCTTCCGCAAGCTCAACCCTTTTGGGAACACCTTCCTCAACAG gtTCATGTGTGCCCAGCTCCCCAATCAGGTCCTGGAGAGCATCAGTATCATCGACACTCCGGGCATCCTGTCAGGCGCCAAGCAGAGAGTGAGCCGGG GCTACGACTTCCCGGCCGTGCTGCGCTGGTTCGCGGAGCGCGTGGACCTCATCATCCTGCTCTTCGACGCGCACAAGCTGGAGATCTCCGATGAGTTCTCCGAGGCCATCGGCGCCCTGCGGGGCCACGAGGACAAGATCCGCGTGGTGCTCAACAAGGCGGACATGGTTGAGACCCAGCAGCTGATGCGCGTCTACGGGGCGCTCATGTGGGCGCTGGGCAAGGTGGTGGGCACGCCCGAGGTGCTCCGCGTCTACATCGGCTCCTTCTGGTCCCAGCCCCTCCTGGTGCCCGACAACCGGCGCCTCTTCGAGCTGGAGGAGCAGGACCTCTTCCGCGACATCCAGGGCCTGCCGCGCCACGCCGCCCTGCGCAAGCTCAACGACCTAGTGAAGAGGGCCCGGCTGGTGCGG GTCCACGCGTACATCATCAGCTACCTGAAAAAGGAGATGCCCTCCGTGTTTGGGAAGGAGAACAAGAAGAAGCAGCTGATCCTCAAGTTGCCCGTCGTCTTTGCCAAGATCCAGCTAGAGCATCACATATCTCCCGGTGACTTCCCGGACTGCCAGAAGATGCAG GAGCTGCTGATGGCTCACGACTTCACCAAATTCCACTCGCTGAAGCCGAAGCTGCTGGAGGCCCTGGACGAGATGCTGACCCACGACATCGCCAAGCTCATGCCCCTGCTGCGGCAGGAAGAGCTGGAGAGCACCGAGGTGGGCGTGCAGGGCGGCGCTTTTGAGGGCACCCACATGGGCCCGTTCGTGGAGCGGGGGCCCGATGAGGCCCTGGAGGACGGCGAGGAGGGCTCGGACGACGAGGCCGAGTGGGTGGTGACCAAGGACAAGTCCAAGTACGACGAGATCTTCTACAACCTGGCGCCCGCCGATGGCAAGCTGAGCGGCACCAAGGCCAAGACCTGGATGGTGGGCACCAAGCTCCCCAACTCGGTGCTGGGGCGCATCTGGAAGCTGAGTGACGTCGACCGGGACGGCATGCTGGATGACGAGGAGTTCGCCCTGGCCAGCCACCTCATCGAGGCCAAGCTCGAGGGCCACGGGCTGCCCACCAACCTGCCCCGCCGCCTGGTGCCGCCCTCCAAGCGGCGCCACAAGGGCTCTGCAGAGTGA